A window of Methanolobus sediminis contains these coding sequences:
- a CDS encoding gamma carbonic anhydrase family protein, whose amino-acid sequence MILKFKSSSPDISDSSFVADNATVIGDVVLEEDSSVWFGAVIRGDVSSIRVGKRSNVQDNVVIHTSEKFGVEIADDVTIGHCAVVHGCKIASNVLIGMNSTILDGAEIGENCIIGANALVPPGKKIPARSMVMGVPAKVVRQLSDDEVVGIKENAAVYVKLLHEYKGMD is encoded by the coding sequence ATGATCCTTAAATTCAAATCCTCAAGTCCTGATATCTCTGATTCTTCTTTTGTAGCTGACAACGCAACTGTGATTGGCGATGTTGTTCTGGAAGAAGATTCCAGCGTGTGGTTCGGCGCGGTAATACGTGGTGATGTTAGCTCCATTCGCGTTGGAAAAAGGTCAAATGTTCAGGATAATGTTGTCATTCACACGTCCGAAAAATTTGGTGTTGAGATTGCAGATGATGTGACAATTGGTCACTGTGCCGTGGTTCATGGCTGTAAGATTGCCAGCAATGTTCTCATTGGGATGAACTCAACAATACTGGACGGTGCGGAGATTGGAGAGAACTGCATCATCGGTGCAAATGCACTTGTGCCGCCGGGGAAGAAAATTCCTGCGAGGAGTATGGTCATGGGGGTTCCTGCAAAGGTTGTCAGGCAGCTTTCAGACGATGAGGTCGTTGGTATAAAAGAGAATGCAGCTGTTTACGTCAAACTGCTGCATGAATACAAGGGTATGGATTGA